Proteins encoded by one window of Lathyrus oleraceus cultivar Zhongwan6 chromosome 1, CAAS_Psat_ZW6_1.0, whole genome shotgun sequence:
- the LOC127124951 gene encoding uncharacterized protein LOC127124951 — protein sequence MQKLLQRPTCSLPIPILSSSSSSSSSSSSNPLFLHLPTTMSTAAATTTPSSIRISFPNNNNTLLLKHSSPRYSYLRTSFSPTLTLTPTKTLPWLLLNRSLYSNSSLHHSSSEQQHQDTTSSSSSSTADVRLNRRQKVSSSSSPSSNPDLLAIPGVGPRNFRKLVQKGIQGVAQLKQLYKDKFFGKSSDQMVEYLQSSVGIIHKNHAESITTFIKKSVDEEIDDNSSGKQSSQKKRLTFCVEGNISVGKTTFLQRIANETIELRDLVEVVPEPIGKWQDIGPDHFNILDAFYAEPERYAYTFQNYVFVTRVMQERESSAGIKPLRLMERSVFSDRMVFVRAVHEAKWMNEMEISIYDSWFDPVVSTLPGLIPDGFIYLRASPDTCHQRMKSRKREEEGGVSLEYLRDLHEKHESWLFPSQSGNHGVLSINKLPRHVDNSLHPDIRDRVFYLEGDHMHSSIQKVPALILDCEPNIDFTKDIEAKREYARQVAEFFEFVKKQQVLSEEAVAGGKNNQGHPQVLLPHEGDLWLPGGKPFPRTALDFRRAMSIMSGSG from the exons atgcagAAACTTCTTCAGCGTCCAACTTGTTCACTCCCAATCCCTATTctatcttcttcttcttcttcttcttcttcttcttcctccaACCCTCTCTTTCTCCATCTCCCAACAACAATGTctacagcagcagcaacaacaacgCCGTCATCCATTAGAATTTCATTCCCAAACAACAATAACACTCTCCTTCTCAAACATTCTTCTCCTCGTTACTCCTATCTCCGTACATCTTTCTCTCCCACTCTAACCCTAACCCCCACCAAAACCCTTCCATGGCTTCTTCTTAACCGCTCTCTATATTCAAATTCCTCTCTACATCATTCATCCTCTGAACAACAACACCAGGATacaacttcttcttcttcatcatctaCCGCCGACGTCAGACTAAATAGGAGGCAAAAggtttcttcttcttcttctccatcgtCAAATCCTGATTTGTTGGCTATTCCCGGTGTGGGTCCCAGAAATTTCAGAAAACTAGTTCAAAAAGGCATCCAAGGTGTTGCTCAGCTCAAACAACTCTACAAAGATAAg TTCTTTGGGAAATCTAGTGACCAGATGGTGGAGTATCTACAGAGTTCTGTTGGAATTATCCACAAGAACCATGCTGAGAGTATAACTACTTTCATTAAAAAGAGTGTTGATGAAGAAATTGATGATAATTCCTCTGGGAAGCAGTCTTCGCAGAAGAAGCGACTTACGTTCTGTGTCGAGGGTAATATCAGTGTTGGTAAGACTACTTTTCTTCAGAGAATAGCCAATGAAACTATTGAACTGAGGGATCTCGTCGAGGTGGTTCCTGAACCCATTGGTAAGTGGCAAGATATTGGACCCGACCACTTCAATATCCTAGATGCTTTTTATGCTGAGCCAGAGAGGTATGCATACACCTTTCAGAACTACGTTTTTGTTACTAGGGTGATGCAAGAGAGAGAGTCTTCTGCTGGAATCAAGCCTCTTCGATTGATGGAGAGGAGTGTTTTCAGTGACAGGATG GTTTTTGTACGAGCAGTTCATGAAGCCAAGTGGATGAATGAGATGGAGATCAGTATTTATGATTCTTGGTTTGATCCTGTTGTGTCTACCTTGCCCGGCCTCATTCCTGATGGTTTTATCTATCTCAGAGCAAGTCCTGATACTTGCCATCAAAGAATGAAATCAAGGAAGAGAGAAGAAGAAGGCGGAGTCAGCCTAGAGTATCTGCGCGACCTCCACGAAAAGCATGAGAGCTGGTTATTCCCCTCCCAAAGTGGTAATCATGGAGTGTTATCTATCAATAAGCTGCCCCGTCATGTCGACAACTCCTTACACCCTGATATAAGAGACCGTGTATTTTATCTAGAGGGTGACCACATGCATTCCAGCATTCAGAAG GTTCCTGCATTGATTCTGGACTGTGAACCCAATATTGATTTCACCAAGGATATTGAAGCCAAGAGGGA ATATGCACGCCAAGTTGCAGAGTTTTTTGAATTTGTCAAGAAACAGCAAGTTCTATCTGAGGAAGCTGTTGCAGGTGGTAAAAATAACCAGGGCCATCCACAAGTGCTGCTGCCTCATGAAGGTGACTTGTGGCTACCAGGTGGAAAGCCTTTCCCCCGAACAGCCTTGGATTTCAGACGGGCAATGTCAATTATGTCTGGTAGTGGCTGA
- the LOC127126050 gene encoding putative methylesterase 12, chloroplastic, giving the protein MGNRFICMSKKDSKEVGSRSKRIARSQRKLVTEEELHLQALSMALQQHQLSQRFEGSMSRRIGSTSSRRRNLPDSVQLNNNNNSKQDPELLVNIKTKKFVLIHGEGFGAWCWYKTVALLEEVGLQPVALDLTGSGIDLTDSNDVTTLAEYSKPLTVYLENLPEDEKVVLVGHSIGGACISYALEHYPQKISKAIFLCATMVTDGQRPFDVFADQLGSAEQFMQESKFLIHGNGKEKPPTGFMFEKEQMKGLYFNQSPSKDVALAMVSMRQSPIGPIMEKLCLSPNKYGTARRFYIQTLDDRALSPDVQEKLVGENPPEGVFKIKGSDHCPFFSRPQSLHKILVEIAQIQ; this is encoded by the exons ATGGGTAATCGTTTCATTTGTATGTCGAAAAAGGATTCCAAAGAGGTTGGATCAAGAAGCAAGAGAATCGCTAGATCACAGAGGAAGCTTGTTACCGAAGAAGAATTGCATCTTCAAGCATTATCCATGGCACTTCAACAGCATCAATTGTCTCAGAGGTTTGAAGGCTCTATGTCTAGGAGAATTGGTTCAACTAGCTCTAGAAGACGCAATTTACCCGATTCTGTtcaactcaacaacaacaacaacagcaaaCAG GATCCAGAACTTCTGGTGAACATTAAAACAAAGAAGTTTGTATTAATCCATGGAGAAGGTTTTGGAGCGTGGTGTTGGTACAAGACTGTTGCGCTTTTAGAAGAAGTAGGATTGCAGCCTGTTGCCTTAGATCTTACAGGATCTGGAATTGATCTCACAGACAGCAACGATGTGACTACATTGGCAGAATATTCAAAACCTTTAACTGTTTATCTTGAAAACCTTCCCGAGGATGAAAAG GTTGTTCTTGTTGGTCATAGCATTGGCGGTGCTTGCATTTCTTATGCATTGGAACATTATCCACAAAAGATCTCAAAAGCGATTTTTCTCTGTGCTACAATGGTGACCGATGGTCAAAGACCGTTTGATGTTTTCGCTGATCAG CTAGGATCAGCTGAACAGTTTATGCAAGAATCAAAGTTTCTGATCCATGGTAATGGTAAAGAAAAGCCTCCAACAGGATTTATGTTTGAGAAAGAGCAGATGAAAGGCTTGTATTTTAATCAATCCCCATCAAAG GACGTTGCTTTAGCCATGGTTTCGATGAGACAAAGTCCTATTGGTCCAATCATGGAGAAGCTGTGTTTATCTCCTAACAAATACGGTACTGCTCGCCGTTTTTACATTCAAACATTGGATGATCGCGCTCTTTCACCGGATGTCCAAGAGAAGCTTGTGGGGGAAAATCCACCAGAAGGAGTTTTCAAAATCAAAGGCAGTGATCACTGTCCATTCTTCTCCAGGCCACAATCTCTTCACAAGATTTTAGTGGAAATAGCTCAAATTCAGTAG
- the LOC127128837 gene encoding putative B3 domain-containing protein Os03g0621600, with amino-acid sequence MCSNTYNFFMANAMHSHHFMKAILPSPIHSKQLRIPDEFISTFGNQLQNVVTLTVPDGRQWNIQLNKCHNNGVFLTNKWKQFSQHYSLRYGYYLDFNYQGNSNFNVVIYDTTSLEISYPLTASNEGNPSFCSKSIKGRYAYISADFAAKYLKLNVPIKLQNSQGKQWQVSCSTQVVNSTAMRLSAGFSKFAKENNLSEGVTYVFELIKKEPVLVLLVTAFHKTRRGRRVLSAKEAEVMELKHFKKAILPSPIHAKQIRIPNEFVTRFGKELGNVAEITVPDGSVWEMKLKKRNENIFLTTKWQEFAEYYSIEYGCYLSFKYEGDSKFSVVIFDATSVEICYPLKTPCTNEEQNKRCVTDRKMSEAETIESHGKHVKSMYEHAYERAEVAANEYNPKNPFFRSKVCKGRYPYAPSDFAKKYLKPDVPIKLQNADGEQWEVCCAFNMSNSMAMRIVKGYCEFHTNNNLSEGDHCVFEVIKEMPVVLKVTIFRTVDFAD; translated from the exons ATGTGTAGTAACACTTACAACTTTTTCATGGCAAATGCAATGCACTCTCACCACTTCATGAAAGCCATACTTCCCTCTCCCATTCATTCCAAACAACTCAGAATTCCAGATGAATTCATATCAACATTCGGCAATCAACTCCAGAATGTTGTTACTCTTACTGTTCCAGATGGTCGCCAATGGAATATACAACTCAACAAATGCCACAACAATGGCGTTTTCCTTACCAACAAATGGAAACAGTTCTCTCAACACTATTCTCTTCGTTATGGTTACTATTTAGATTTCAACTATCAAGGAAACTCTAACTTCAATGTTGTTATATATGATACAACTTCCCTTGAGATTTCATATCCACTCACTGCTTCCAATGAAGGCAACCCTTCTTTTTGCTCTAAATCCATCAAGGGACGCTATGCG TATATTAGTGCTGATTTTGCTGCAAAATATCTCAAGCTAAATGTTCCTATCAAACTCCAAAATTCTCAAGGAAAGCAATGGCAAGTTTCTTGTTCAACACAGGTAGTGAATTCAACAGCCATGCGATTATCTGCTGGATTCAGTAAATTTGCAAAGGAAAATAATTTATCAGAAGGAGTTACTTATGTATTTGAGCTGATCAAAAAAGAGCCTGTTCTTGTGCTACTAGTTACAGCATTTCACAAG ACTCGCCGAGGAAGGCGTGTACTATCGGCGAAGGAAGCGGAAGTTATGGAATTGAAGCATTTTAAGAAGGCCATACTTCCCTCGCCCATTCATGCCAAACAAATA AGAATTCCGAATGAATTTGTAACAAGATTTGGGAAAGAATTGGGGAACGTTGCTGAAATTACTGTGCCAGATGGTTCTGTTTGGGAAATGAAACTTAAGAAACGGAACGAAAACATTTTCTTAACCACCAAATGGCAAGAGTTTGCAGAATACTATTCTATAGAATATGGTTGCTACCTGTCATTCAAATATGAAGGGGATTCTAAGTTTAGTGTTGTTATATTTGATGCAACTTCTGTTGAGATATGCTATCCACTCAAAACTCCATGTACTAATGAAGAACAGAACAAAAGGTGTGTTACTGATAGGAAAATGTCTGAGGCTGAAACAATTGAGAGTCATGGGAAACATGTCAAAAGCATGTATGAACATGCTTACGAAAGAGCTGAGGTTGCTGCCAATGAATACAATCCAAAAAACCCTTTTTTTCGATCAAAAGTCTGTAAAGGAAGATATCCG TACGCTCCTTCTGATTTTGCTAAAAAGTATCTGAAGCCAGATGTTCCTATCAAGCTTCAAAATGCTGATGGTGAGCAATGGGAAGTTTGTTGTGCATTCAATATGTCAAACTCAATGGCAATGCGAATAGTGAAGGGATATTGTGAGTTTCATACAAACAACAACCTGTCAGAGGGAGATCATTGTGTGTTTGAGGTGATCAAGGAGATGCCGGTTGTGCTAAAAGTCACAATATTTCGCACGGTTGACTTTGCTGATTAA
- the LOC127130504 gene encoding B3 domain-containing transcription factor VRN1, producing the protein MHRCRRKTFRPSAPEMESKHFMKAILPSPIHAKQIRIPEEFITRFGNELNNVATITVPDGRVWEMELKKCGKEVYFCKKWQEFAEYYCIGYGCYLCFKYEGKSKFSVVIFDITSVEISYPPSTHGEITIKCPSHRKSSKVETIGVQSMSNTASKRAEHAANEFNSSRPHFLSKINKGKNVYVAADFAAKYLKPNVPMKLQNCHGEQWEVFGMLHDVRLSLALQIRRGFSKFQRDNSLSEGDICVFELINEKPVVLNVAMFRAVDYGD; encoded by the exons ATGCACCGTTGCCGGAGAAAGACTTTTCGGCCATCGGCGCCGGAGATGGAATCAAAGCATTTTATGAAAGCCATACTTCCTTCACCCATTCATGCCAAACAAATT AGAATTCCAGAAGAGTTTATAACAAGATTTGGGAATGAACTCAACAATGTTGCTACAATTACTGTTCCAGATGGTCGTGTTTGGGAAATGGAACTCAAGAAATGTGGTAAAGAGGTTTACTTTTGCAAAAAATGGCAAGAGTTTGCAGAATACTATTGTATAGGATATGGTTGCTATCTGTGTTTCAAATATGAGGGAAAATCAAAGTTTAGTGTTGTTATATTTGATATCACTTCTGTTGAGATTTCATACCCTCCAAGTACTCATGGAGAAATAACCATTAAGTGTCCTAGTCATAGGAAAAGTTCCAAGGTTGAAACAATTGGAGTTCAAAGCATGTCTAACACTGCTTCTAAGAGAGCAGAACATGCTGCCAATGAATTCAACTCAAGCAGGCCTCATTTTCTATCCAAAATCAATAAGGGAAAAAATGTG TATGTTGCTGCTGATTTTGCTGCAAAGTATCTGAAGCCAAATGTTCCTATGAAGCTCCAAAATTGTCATGGAGAGCAGTGGGAAGTTTTTGGCATGTTGCATGATGTCAGATTATCTTTAGCTTTGCAAATAAGGAGAGGATTTTCTAAATTTCAAAGGGATAACAGTCTGTCAGAGGGAGATATTTGTGTGTTTGAGCTTATCAACGAGAAGCCCGTTGTGCTAAATGTCGCAATGTTTCGCGCAGTTGACTATGGTGATTAA